TATGTCTATATCTGTATACATTCTCAGCACATCGACGTCACATGCGCTAGCTTTGCTGCTCTCGCCAAACCAAACACCAATGGCCGCACCCGCCCAGCCGTCCACCGTCCTCAATGAGCTCCGCCGGGCGCAGCGTGCCAatggccccgccgccgtgctagCCATCGGCACGGCGGTTCCGGCGAACTGCGTGCGCCAGGATGAGTTCACCGACTGGTACTTCCGAGTCACCAAGAGCGACCACCTGACCGAGCTCAAGGCCAAGATGAAGAGAATGTGTACTGATTTCATCATTCAGTTTGATTAATCAAATCAAAACATTCAGTTTGTGGCCTTTTTGTTGATAAGTCGTCAAATTCTTGCGTCTCTCCCCCGCAGGTGACAAGTCAAGCATCAAGAAGCGCTATTTCCACCACACCGAGGAGATGATCGGCGGGCACCCGGAGTTCCTGGACCGCGCGGCGCCATCGCTCGGCGCGCGGCTGCGCATCTCCGCGGACGCCGttcccgagctcgccgccgcggcggcggagcgggcgaTCGCGGAGTGGGGCCGGCAGGCGGCCGACATCACGCACCTTGTCGTCGCCACCaactccggcgccggcgagccgggCGCGGACCTCCGCCTGGCACGTCTCCTGGGCCTCCGCCCGACCGTGCGCCGCACCCTGCTGTACCTCCACGGGTGCTCGGCGAGCTTCGTCGCGATCCGACTCGCCAAGGACATCGCCGAGAACaaccgcggcgcgcgcgtgctCGTGGCCTGCGCCCACGCCACCATCCTCCCCTTCGGTGCCCCCGACGAGGCCCAGCTCGACGCCCTTGTCGCCATGGCCCTCTTcagcgacggcgccggcgcagccATCGTCGGCGCCGACCCGACGAGCCCCGTCGAGCGCCCCGTCTTCCACATCGTGTCGTCGTCGCAGGCGACGCTGCCGGGGACAGGGCACGCCCTGGGGATCGATCTCGGCGAGGGTGGAGTCCGGTACCGCATGGCCGCTGAGGTGCCGGAGCTTGTCCGCGGCAACATAGAGCGGTGCCTGGTGGACTCGCTGGCGCCGCTCGGCCAGGCGGCcgcgagtggcggcggcggcgacggctggaaCGGCCTTTTCTGGGCGGTGCACCCTGGCAGCCGCCCGCTGTTGGACAGCTACGAGGCCGCCCTAGGTCTGGAGGCAGGGAAGCTCGCGGCCAGCAGGAGCGTGCTGAGCGAGTACGGCAACATGTTGGCCGCGACCATCATCTTCGTCCTCCACGAgatgcggcggcgccgccaagaTGGCGAGGAGGAAGGGGACGCCTCGCAATGGGGGATCATGTCGGGCCTCGGGCCAGGGCTCACAATCGAGACAATAGTTTTGCATGCCTCTGCTAGCTGCTTAGAGCAGCTTCACTAAAGGATACGCACAACCAAACAAGAAACGGCAGATCTCCAACACCTATGAGGGAAGATGTGTAATTCAAAAATTAGGTGCAGTAAGTGTAAGATGGAAATTATCTTTCAGTGAACAATCAATAAACCATACTATTCACATGGGCATCTAATAGGCATCTTTGTTCACAAAACgattctactccctccgtcacaaattattagtcgttttgacttatagatacataatttttattatgtatctaaatatatattatatttatgTCTATAGCAAAATTTATATATCTAGAAAAAGTTAAAAGACTAATAATTTAAAATGGAGGGTATACATCTTCCAAACTGCCCAAGTACTGCACTATCTGAACCATGGTTAGGGTGACTTCGTCCATAAATAATGCTTTTTTGTGGCGGGCATCGTTTTCATATGAAGACTAAAACTAACAATACACATTTCAAGTTTATCGCACCTCCtcatatatactccctccgttttaagTTATTacttgttttgatttttttctagatgtataatttttattattcaTGTAGATATATATCATGTCTAGGTCCATAATCTAGAAAAAACTAAAGTGACTAATAACTTAGGATCGAAGGAGGTTGGGATGCGGGCCATTGGCCGTTCGATGGCACCTAGCTCTGCATCAAGAGATGAAAGTTGAGCTCCGTATATGAAACTGCGTATGTACAAGAACCGTACTGACAGGGTTGTATATAAATATAGAATAGAAGAAGTGCAGTACCGATGTACATAAATGTACAAGAACCAGTACTACTGTGGCCCtgtttacaaaaaaaaacatcacatcaaatattttgacacatacatggagtactaaatgaagtttatttacaaaacattttgcatggatgagctgtaaatcgtgagacgaatctaacgagtctacttaatccatgatttgcaacagtgatgctacagtaaccatccgctgattatgaattaatcatagattaattagcatcattagattcgtctcgcgatttacaactcatctatgtaaaaagttttgtaaataaatttcatttagtacttcaaattaataagattcatttgcaaaatttttacacataaacaactaaacacggcctgtgTCCATTACAAACAATTGCGGCCCAGGATGCAGAAGAAGCTAGATTGGCATTGGCCTGGGATACGCAATGGGCCTGCTGGGCCTAATTGTTTAAGTGGGTATTTTTATGCCACATGAGCTTGAAGGCTTGGCCTACGAAGTTTTCACAGGGCTTGATAAAACAAATACGGATGACTTTACAGACTGGTTTCACTCACTTTTCTATGACTATAGATTGTTTCAATATTTGTGTTGTTTTGTTCGCTGGCCGTTTTATTTGTGGGCCAATTTAGtatttattatttcattcatttcGGCCCATCTAGCTAAAAGCtttctattatattttttattagaaAAAACCCCAGAAATATGGCCTTTGCCTACGAAG
The genomic region above belongs to Panicum virgatum strain AP13 chromosome 8N, P.virgatum_v5, whole genome shotgun sequence and contains:
- the LOC120684465 gene encoding bisdemethoxycurcumin synthase-like; translation: MAAPAQPSTVLNELRRAQRANGPAAVLAIGTAVPANCVRQDEFTDWYFRVTKSDHLTELKAKMKRMCDKSSIKKRYFHHTEEMIGGHPEFLDRAAPSLGARLRISADAVPELAAAAAERAIAEWGRQAADITHLVVATNSGAGEPGADLRLARLLGLRPTVRRTLLYLHGCSASFVAIRLAKDIAENNRGARVLVACAHATILPFGAPDEAQLDALVAMALFSDGAGAAIVGADPTSPVERPVFHIVSSSQATLPGTGHALGIDLGEGGVRYRMAAEVPELVRGNIERCLVDSLAPLGQAAASGGGGDGWNGLFWAVHPGSRPLLDSYEAALGLEAGKLAASRSVLSEYGNMLAATIIFVLHEMRRRRQDGEEEGDASQWGIMSGLGPGLTIETIVLHASASCLEQLH